A part of Patescibacteria group bacterium genomic DNA contains:
- a CDS encoding response regulator — MPKKKPKILMIEEDRFLRKIYRNKLSDSGFEFIEAINGIEGLNKIFSEKPDLILLDIILPRKNGFDVLIEIKRRTATKKIPVIILSNLGQESDVKKGLSLGAKEYLVKTEVNLSEVVNKVKEHLVKTSL, encoded by the coding sequence ATGCCCAAAAAGAAACCAAAAATCTTAATGATTGAAGAAGATCGATTTTTAAGAAAGATTTACAGAAATAAATTATCAGACAGCGGTTTTGAATTTATAGAAGCGATTAATGGGATAGAGGGTTTAAACAAGATTTTTTCTGAAAAACCAGACCTAATTTTGCTAGATATAATTTTACCAAGAAAAAATGGTTTTGACGTTTTAATTGAGATAAAAAGAAGAACCGCTACTAAAAAAATTCCAGTAATTATTCTCTCCAATTTAGGCCAAGAGTCAGATGTTAAAAAAGGTCTTTCTCTGGGAGCAAAAGAGTATTTAGTAAAAACAGAAGTTAATCTCTCTGAAGTAGTAAATAAAGTAAAAGAGCATTTAGTAAAAACTAGTTTATGA
- a CDS encoding prepilin-type N-terminal cleavage/methylation domain-containing protein: MLKTKGFTLIELLIVIGIVMILMATALIAINPFRQFAMANDANRWSGVTTTMNAVSQAMVDGRGAFNCTPAGAAVTDCPATGDTIPTSATNMADPTSDPTGYDICNCIVDTYVATMPYDPQNGGYTDCLTYDTDYNISCNTANGRITIEAPDAQLETISITR; this comes from the coding sequence ATGTTAAAAACTAAAGGGTTTACTCTAATTGAACTTTTAATAGTTATTGGAATTGTGATGATTTTAATGGCAACTGCCCTGATAGCAATTAACCCTTTTAGACAATTTGCCATGGCTAATGATGCCAATAGGTGGAGTGGGGTAACTACCACTATGAATGCTGTTTCTCAGGCGATGGTAGATGGACGCGGGGCTTTTAATTGTACTCCGGCCGGTGCAGCTGTTACCGATTGTCCTGCGACCGGCGATACCATTCCTACCTCTGCCACAAATATGGCTGATCCAACTTCTGACCCTACAGGCTATGATATTTGTAACTGTATTGTTGATACTTATGTAGCAACTATGCCCTATGACCCTCAGAATGGAGGCTATACAGATTGTTTAACTTATGATACCGACTATAATATTTCCTGTAATACAGCTAATGGGAGAATTACCATTGAAGCTCCCGATGCTCAGCTTGAAACAATCAGTATAACTCGCTAA
- a CDS encoding HAMP domain-containing histidine kinase, with amino-acid sequence MGKTKPKKIPRRTRKPVITETVSIIAHQLKSPLSVIKGYLEALISGDCGRISSFQKEYLSDALENVERMKKNIDDLLIVQRVEEGRYEIVTKPLSLEEIVFQILADFSLWAKALNCQILFKKPKALPRVLGDPKGIREVIENLISNAMKYSRGRGKVEISISLKAKNEKLIFACKDNGVSVPKKDFKKVFTKFYRSEKAMELDPSGAGLGLYINKAIIGLCGGEIWFSKNKGFGMTFYFSLPIAK; translated from the coding sequence ATGGGGAAAACTAAACCAAAAAAAATCCCTAGACGAACTCGCAAACCAGTAATTACCGAAACAGTTTCAATTATTGCTCATCAGTTGAAGTCTCCCCTTTCGGTCATTAAAGGATATTTAGAAGCTCTAATTTCTGGTGATTGCGGGAGAATAAGTTCTTTTCAGAAAGAATACCTTTCCGACGCTCTTGAGAATGTTGAGAGAATGAAAAAAAATATTGATGATCTTTTAATTGTCCAGAGAGTTGAGGAAGGAAGATATGAAATAGTTACTAAGCCCCTATCATTAGAGGAAATAGTCTTTCAGATTTTAGCCGATTTTTCTCTTTGGGCTAAGGCTTTGAATTGCCAGATTTTATTTAAAAAGCCTAAAGCACTACCTCGGGTCCTTGGCGATCCTAAGGGTATTAGAGAGGTGATTGAGAATTTAATTTCCAATGCCATGAAATATAGTCGGGGAAGAGGAAAAGTGGAAATTTCTATCTCTTTAAAGGCAAAGAATGAAAAACTCATCTTTGCTTGTAAAGATAATGGAGTTAGTGTTCCTAAAAAGGATTTCAAGAAAGTTTTTACCAAATTTTACCGCTCAGAAAAAGCAATGGAATTAGATCCTTCTGGTGCTGGCCTCGGTCTTTATATAAACAAAGCAATTATTGGGTTATGTGGGGGGGAAATTTGGTTTTCTAAAAATAAGGGTTTTGGAATGACCTTTTATTTTAGTTTACCTATTGCCAAATAA
- a CDS encoding type II secretion system F family protein, translating into MFFVSQKEKMFFAEHLSLMIKGGIPLTEALETLKNETKSKTFKKTLNNILKRILEGERLNKSLGRYPKIFDKFFCNVVKVGEESGTLEENLKYLAGQIRSDYEMKKKVSGALIYPVIIITMALIIALVVTLFILPKITNLFQFLEVELPLTTRVLIGSTFFFKKYWIFIIIGIIFLISAFRILQRFKSTKFYFDKISFSLPFFSQIFKGLNLARFSRTLYTLLKSRMPILEALEICADTLPNEVFKRSLILVRSGVERGEKISQGFKRFPQIFPPIFSQMVVVGERSGALEESFLYLAEFHEGEVDSILKNLSGILEPILLILVGAFVAFVALAIITPIYRFIGAFRFR; encoded by the coding sequence ATGTTTTTTGTTTCTCAAAAAGAAAAAATGTTTTTTGCTGAGCATCTCTCTCTAATGATTAAAGGGGGAATACCTCTTACTGAGGCCTTAGAAACCTTAAAGAATGAGACTAAATCAAAGACCTTTAAAAAAACTTTAAATAATATTTTAAAAAGAATTTTAGAAGGAGAGAGGCTAAACAAAAGCCTCGGACGTTATCCAAAAATTTTTGATAAATTTTTTTGTAATGTGGTTAAAGTAGGAGAAGAAAGCGGAACATTAGAAGAAAACCTAAAGTATTTAGCCGGCCAGATTCGATCAGATTATGAGATGAAAAAAAAGGTAAGTGGGGCTCTCATTTATCCGGTAATTATCATTACAATGGCTTTAATAATTGCCTTAGTGGTAACCCTTTTCATTTTACCTAAAATAACTAATCTTTTTCAGTTTTTAGAAGTCGAACTACCCCTGACTACCAGAGTTTTAATAGGTAGCACTTTCTTTTTTAAAAAATACTGGATTTTTATAATAATTGGAATAATTTTTTTAATTTCCGCTTTTAGAATTCTCCAAAGGTTTAAATCTACTAAATTTTATTTTGATAAAATCAGCTTTTCTTTGCCATTTTTTAGTCAAATTTTTAAAGGTCTTAATTTAGCTCGATTTTCTCGAACTCTTTATACTCTTTTAAAGAGTAGGATGCCAATTCTTGAGGCCTTAGAAATTTGTGCCGATACTCTCCCAAATGAAGTCTTTAAAAGAAGTTTAATTTTGGTTAGATCTGGCGTGGAACGGGGAGAAAAAATTAGTCAAGGATTTAAAAGATTTCCTCAAATCTTCCCCCCAATTTTTTCTCAAATGGTAGTGGTAGGGGAAAGATCAGGCGCCTTAGAAGAAAGTTTTTTATATCTGGCCGAGTTTCATGAGGGAGAAGTAGATTCTATTTTGAAAAATCTTTCCGGTATCTTGGAACCAATTTTACTAATTTTAGTTGGAGCTTTTGTTGCCTTTGTTGCTTTAGCAATTATTACCCCAATTTATCGATTTATCGGTGCCTTTAGATTCAGGTAA
- a CDS encoding prepilin-type N-terminal cleavage/methylation domain-containing protein, with product MMEVLKTKKGGFTLIELLIVIGIIVILMAATLVAINPFRQFAIANNGNRWSGVNTILNAVSQRVVDNQGRFAYNEPNFAITDCPATGDDVPAVATAIGSAGGQYDCCTALAPTYTAALPYDPQFGSFGTTCADPYDTDYSISCDSATGRITVCALDSQLGETICVTR from the coding sequence ATTATGGAGGTTCTAAAAACTAAAAAAGGCGGGTTTACTCTAATTGAACTTTTAATAGTTATTGGAATTATTGTGATTTTAATGGCAGCTACCTTGGTAGCAATTAATCCTTTCAGGCAGTTTGCCATAGCTAATAATGGAAATAGATGGAGTGGAGTAAATACCATTTTGAATGCCGTCTCTCAAAGGGTGGTGGATAATCAAGGACGCTTTGCTTACAATGAACCAAATTTCGCTATAACTGATTGTCCAGCTACTGGAGATGATGTTCCCGCTGTTGCAACAGCCATAGGTTCAGCTGGCGGTCAATATGATTGTTGTACTGCTCTTGCCCCTACCTATACAGCAGCCCTGCCTTATGACCCTCAGTTTGGAAGCTTTGGCACTACTTGTGCTGATCCTTATGATACTGACTACAGTATTTCCTGTGACTCAGCTACTGGTAGAATTACTGTTTGTGCCTTAGATTCCCAACTTGGCGAGACAATCTGTGTAACTCGCTAA
- the pilM gene encoding type IV pilus assembly protein PilM encodes MLNLFQKPFGLDISDYSIEVISLGGSIKNPKLQAMGRKILTPGIFKDGKILNKEDLKKILKNLIPSPQFGKIKTKKLIFSIPESKSFIHILELPKDLKKPEILKFIKSQASQTLPFSLTELYFDFQIKNFEVLLVAAPKNIVNDYLEVFKSCQLRPIALEVESMSLARALIKEEKEIILIADIGTRMTNFSLFDKKRLRLSISIPVAGNKFSQAISEELKIPLKEAEDLKRKVGLNPEIKEGRIFLILQKEIQKIIKEIKNIEKYFQRKEKKTIKKIILAGGSTALPNILEYLSENLEKEVIIPDPWVKINIDILKKKKYFKETLKINQIFYSTVIGLALRGLAKNPKKTGINLIGK; translated from the coding sequence ATGCTTAATCTTTTTCAAAAACCCTTTGGTTTAGATATCTCTGATTATTCAATAGAGGTGATTTCTCTTGGCGGTTCAATAAAAAATCCCAAGCTTCAAGCCATGGGAAGAAAAATTTTAACTCCAGGAATTTTTAAGGATGGAAAAATTTTAAATAAAGAAGATCTAAAAAAAATTCTTAAAAATCTAATCCCCAGTCCTCAATTTGGAAAAATAAAAACAAAAAAATTAATTTTTTCTATACCTGAATCCAAAAGTTTTATTCATATTCTTGAACTCCCAAAAGATTTAAAAAAACCAGAAATTTTAAAATTTATAAAATCCCAAGCCAGCCAGACCCTCCCCTTTTCTCTAACTGAACTTTATTTTGATTTTCAGATTAAAAATTTTGAAGTTCTCTTAGTGGCTGCTCCCAAAAATATTGTCAATGATTATTTAGAGGTATTTAAATCTTGTCAGCTTCGACCGATAGCCTTGGAGGTTGAGTCAATGAGTTTAGCCCGGGCCTTAATCAAAGAAGAAAAGGAAATAATCCTAATTGCCGATATTGGTACTAGGATGACAAATTTCAGCCTTTTTGATAAAAAAAGATTGAGATTGAGTATTTCTATTCCTGTTGCCGGAAATAAATTCAGCCAGGCAATTTCAGAAGAATTAAAAATTCCTCTTAAAGAAGCTGAAGATCTTAAAAGAAAGGTTGGTTTAAATCCAGAGATTAAAGAGGGAAGAATTTTTTTAATTTTGCAAAAAGAAATTCAAAAAATAATTAAGGAGATAAAAAATATTGAGAAATATTTTCAAAGAAAAGAAAAAAAGACTATTAAAAAAATAATTCTCGCTGGTGGTTCAACCGCTTTACCAAATATTTTAGAATATCTATCTGAAAATTTAGAAAAAGAAGTTATAATTCCTGATCCTTGGGTAAAGATAAATATCGATATTTTAAAGAAAAAAAAATATTTTAAAGAAACCCTAAAGATTAACCAAATTTTTTACTCCACTGTTATTGGCTTGGCTTTGCGGGGATTAGCTAAAAATCCCAAAAAAACTGGAATTAACCTAATTGGTAAGTAG
- a CDS encoding zf-TFIIB domain-containing protein → MLCPICKKDLEKAIFYNIEIDFCPKCLGIWFEEEELRWVKDEKDEGLIWLDIDLWKNSKKFKIYPGIRLCPFCRFPLYEVYYGDSRVIVDVCNLCHGIWLDRGEFKRTIEYLKEKADYETLNHYAKNLLKEATEILIGPETLREEILDFLAILKILNYKFVTQYPTITKIISNLPR, encoded by the coding sequence ATGCTCTGTCCTATTTGTAAAAAAGATTTAGAAAAAGCAATTTTTTATAATATCGAGATAGATTTCTGCCCCAAGTGCCTTGGTATTTGGTTTGAGGAAGAAGAATTAAGGTGGGTTAAAGATGAAAAAGATGAAGGATTAATTTGGTTAGATATTGATCTTTGGAAAAATAGTAAAAAATTTAAAATTTATCCAGGTATAAGGCTTTGTCCTTTCTGTAGGTTTCCTCTTTACGAAGTATATTATGGTGATTCCCGGGTCATTGTTGATGTTTGTAATTTGTGTCATGGAATTTGGTTGGATAGGGGAGAATTTAAAAGAACAATTGAATATTTAAAAGAAAAAGCAGATTATGAGACCTTAAATCATTACGCCAAAAATTTACTGAAAGAAGCAACGGAAATACTCATTGGCCCGGAAACTCTAAGAGAAGAAATTTTAGATTTTCTAGCAATCTTGAAAATTTTAAATTATAAATTTGTTACCCAATATCCAACAATAACAAAGATAATTTCTAATTTACCCCGTTAG
- the groL gene encoding chaperonin GroEL (60 kDa chaperone family; promotes refolding of misfolded polypeptides especially under stressful conditions; forms two stacked rings of heptamers to form a barrel-shaped 14mer; ends can be capped by GroES; misfolded proteins enter the barrel where they are refolded when GroES binds) encodes MAKQIKYQEAARKKLKIGVDKLANAVKVTLGPKGRNVILDKGFGAPTITNDGVTIAKEIELEDKVENLGAEIVKEVASKTNDVAGDGTTTAVVLAQAIISEGLKNVAAGANPLAIKRGIEKGTKVVVEVLKKMAKPVTAKEEIAQVATISAEDQEVGNLIAEVMEEVGKDGVITVEESKTFGLEKEIVKGLQFDRGFVSPYMITNLERMEAEYKDPYILITDKKISALPEILPVLEKVAQTGKKELVIIAEDIEGDALATLVVNKLRGVFNTLAVKAPGFGERRKEMLQDIAVVTGTTVISEEVGLKLENIELKMLGKARKVVSTKESTTIVEGRGNREDIEARIKQIKKELEATTSEFDKEKLQERLAKLVGGVAVIKVGAATEVEQKARQHKTEDALSATRAAVEEGIVPGGGVALLRCIKDIEELEMKGDKKTGIDILKRAIEEPIRQIAQNAGMDGAVVAEEVKKGRESFGFNAQTLVYEDLMKSGIVDPTKVVRSALENAASAASMFLTTEVVVAEKEEEKEKKTPPIPGGF; translated from the coding sequence ATGGCAAAACAAATTAAATATCAAGAGGCAGCTCGGAAAAAATTAAAAATTGGGGTTGATAAATTAGCTAATGCAGTAAAAGTCACCTTAGGCCCTAAAGGCCGAAATGTGATTTTGGATAAAGGTTTCGGAGCCCCTACTATCACTAATGATGGGGTAACTATAGCCAAAGAAATTGAGTTAGAGGATAAAGTTGAGAACTTGGGAGCAGAAATTGTTAAAGAGGTAGCTTCAAAAACTAATGATGTGGCCGGAGACGGCACCACCACAGCCGTAGTTTTAGCCCAGGCAATAATTTCTGAAGGTTTAAAAAATGTGGCAGCCGGAGCCAATCCCCTGGCAATCAAAAGAGGAATTGAAAAAGGAACTAAAGTAGTGGTGGAGGTTCTAAAAAAAATGGCAAAGCCAGTCACTGCCAAAGAAGAGATTGCTCAAGTAGCTACTATCTCTGCCGAAGACCAGGAGGTTGGGAATTTGATTGCCGAAGTCATGGAAGAAGTTGGAAAGGATGGAGTAATAACGGTTGAGGAATCAAAAACCTTCGGATTAGAAAAAGAGATTGTCAAGGGACTTCAATTTGACAGAGGTTTTGTCTCTCCCTATATGATTACCAATTTGGAGCGAATGGAAGCTGAATACAAAGATCCCTATATTTTAATTACTGATAAAAAAATTTCCGCTCTACCTGAAATTCTGCCGGTATTGGAAAAAGTTGCCCAAACTGGAAAAAAAGAGTTAGTAATTATCGCTGAAGATATTGAAGGAGATGCCTTGGCTACTTTAGTTGTTAATAAGCTCCGGGGAGTATTTAATACTTTAGCAGTAAAAGCTCCTGGCTTTGGAGAGAGAAGAAAAGAAATGCTACAAGATATTGCCGTGGTGACAGGAACTACGGTAATTTCTGAAGAAGTTGGTTTAAAATTAGAGAATATTGAATTGAAGATGTTAGGAAAAGCAAGGAAAGTTGTTTCCACAAAAGAAAGTACTACCATTGTTGAAGGGAGAGGTAACAGAGAAGACATCGAAGCCAGAATTAAGCAAATTAAAAAAGAACTTGAGGCAACAACTTCTGAATTTGATAAAGAGAAATTACAGGAAAGATTGGCAAAGTTAGTTGGAGGGGTGGCGGTGATTAAAGTGGGAGCAGCTACTGAGGTAGAGCAAAAAGCTCGTCAGCATAAAACCGAGGATGCCTTGTCAGCCACTCGGGCAGCAGTAGAAGAAGGAATCGTTCCCGGTGGGGGAGTGGCCCTTTTAAGATGTATTAAAGATATCGAGGAGTTAGAAATGAAAGGCGACAAAAAAACCGGAATTGATATTTTAAAAAGAGCAATTGAGGAACCAATAAGACAAATTGCCCAAAATGCTGGCATGGATGGTGCAGTGGTTGCTGAAGAAGTGAAAAAGGGGAGGGAAAGCTTCGGTTTTAATGCTCAGACCTTAGTTTACGAAGATTTAATGAAATCAGGGATTGTTGATCCAACAAAAGTTGTTAGGTCAGCCCTAGAAAATGCTGCCTCAGCTGCCAGTATGTTTTTAACAACCGAGGTAGTAGTGGCTGAAAAAGAAGAAGAAAAAGAGAAAAAGACTCCACCTATTCCCGGAGGATTTTAA
- a CDS encoding LemA family protein, with protein MVIFWIILAIIIFWLISTYNRLITFRNRAKEAWADIDVQLRRRYDLIPNLVETVKGYAAHEKEVFEKVTEARTRAMGAKAMKEKGEAENYLSQTLKTLFAVAENYPQLRASENFLELQREIRDTEDKIQAARRFYNTNVRDLNIKIESFPSNIVAKIFNFERKEFFEIEEAAPREPVTVKF; from the coding sequence ATGGTTATTTTCTGGATTATTTTAGCCATTATCATTTTCTGGTTAATTTCTACCTACAATCGTTTGATTACTTTTAGAAATCGGGCCAAAGAGGCCTGGGCAGATATCGATGTCCAGTTAAGGAGAAGATACGATTTAATTCCTAATTTAGTTGAGACAGTTAAGGGCTATGCCGCTCATGAGAAAGAAGTTTTTGAAAAAGTAACCGAAGCCAGAACTCGGGCAATGGGGGCTAAAGCAATGAAGGAGAAGGGAGAGGCTGAAAATTACCTTTCCCAGACCTTAAAAACCCTTTTTGCTGTAGCCGAAAATTATCCTCAATTGAGAGCTTCTGAGAATTTTTTAGAATTACAACGAGAAATTCGGGATACCGAAGACAAAATTCAGGCTGCCAGGAGATTTTATAATACAAATGTCAGGGATTTAAATATCAAGATAGAAAGTTTTCCCTCAAACATTGTTGCTAAAATTTTCAATTTTGAAAGAAAGGAATTTTTCGAAATTGAAGAAGCAGCTCCTAGAGAACCAGTTACTGTGAAGTTTTAA
- a CDS encoding type II/IV secretion system protein — translation MKITEKLLKEILVDSELISPKDFNLAKSEAEDKKKLLEEIIIDRKLISEEELGSLISDKIGFLFANLKKVKINKEVLETIPEIVARKQEVIVFDKTKEGLRVAMAHPENLEFREFLERKTGEKVIPYFTTKRNISAVLKYYKKEIKEEFEEIIGKTLEEFKKIETRAPQSLPIIKIVELILNYGYENRASDIHIEPYINQTILRYRIDGVLHDILTLPKNIHDFLISRIKILAKLRTDEHEAAQDGHFSFQAPEEKFDIRVSIVPIEEGEKAVMRLLAERARKFELKELGLDSKDLKIIRKNLKKSWGMILATGPTGCGKTTTLYGMLKILNTRGVNIMTIEDPIEYDIEGINQIQVNPKAKLAFSQGLRAIIRQDPNIIMVGEIRDEETAKLAINAAMTGHLVLSTFHAIDTPTVLIRLLDMGIEPFLVISTVNVVIAQRLVRKICSKCIESYETPFSEIKRLLGTDFVSKLPKTKKNQVRLFRGRGCPLCQKTGFLGRIGIFEILEMKEPIKKLVLEKAPSSKIKEEAKKLGMTTMVEDGLKKVEMGITTIEEVLRTVK, via the coding sequence ATGAAAATCACTGAAAAACTTTTAAAAGAGATTTTGGTTGATTCAGAATTGATTTCTCCAAAAGATTTTAATTTAGCAAAATCAGAGGCGGAGGATAAAAAAAAACTTCTTGAGGAGATCATTATTGATAGAAAATTGATCTCTGAGGAAGAATTGGGCTCTCTTATTTCCGATAAGATTGGTTTCCTATTCGCAAATTTAAAGAAAGTAAAAATAAATAAAGAAGTTTTAGAAACTATTCCAGAGATTGTAGCAAGAAAACAAGAAGTTATTGTCTTTGATAAAACTAAAGAAGGGTTAAGAGTTGCAATGGCCCACCCAGAAAATTTAGAATTTCGAGAATTTCTTGAAAGAAAAACAGGGGAGAAGGTTATCCCTTATTTTACTACCAAAAGAAATATCTCAGCCGTCTTAAAATATTACAAAAAAGAAATAAAAGAAGAATTTGAGGAAATTATTGGTAAGACCCTGGAAGAGTTTAAAAAAATTGAAACCAGAGCTCCCCAGTCCTTACCTATTATAAAAATAGTTGAATTAATTCTAAATTATGGTTATGAAAATCGAGCTTCTGATATTCATATTGAGCCTTATATTAATCAAACTATCTTAAGATATCGAATTGATGGAGTATTGCATGACATTTTGACCTTACCTAAAAATATTCATGATTTTTTAATCTCCAGAATTAAAATTTTAGCTAAGTTGAGAACCGATGAACACGAAGCCGCCCAAGACGGCCATTTTTCATTTCAGGCTCCCGAAGAGAAATTTGATATCAGAGTTTCAATAGTACCAATTGAGGAAGGAGAAAAGGCGGTAATGAGACTATTAGCAGAAAGAGCTAGGAAATTTGAGCTTAAAGAGTTAGGATTGGACTCAAAAGACCTAAAAATAATTAGAAAAAATCTTAAAAAATCTTGGGGAATGATTTTGGCCACCGGACCCACCGGTTGTGGGAAAACCACAACTTTGTATGGGATGTTAAAAATTTTAAATACTAGAGGAGTTAATATTATGACCATTGAGGACCCAATTGAATATGATATTGAGGGAATTAATCAAATTCAAGTTAATCCCAAGGCTAAATTAGCTTTCTCTCAAGGCCTCAGGGCTATAATTAGACAAGATCCAAATATTATAATGGTAGGGGAGATAAGGGATGAGGAGACGGCAAAATTGGCAATAAATGCAGCTATGACTGGCCACCTAGTTTTATCAACTTTCCATGCCATTGATACCCCGACCGTTTTGATAAGACTTTTAGATATGGGAATTGAACCGTTTTTAGTTATTTCAACTGTTAATGTTGTCATAGCCCAAAGATTGGTTCGAAAAATTTGCTCAAAATGTATTGAAAGCTATGAAACTCCTTTTTCAGAGATTAAAAGGCTTTTAGGAACTGATTTTGTTTCAAAACTACCAAAAACAAAAAAAAATCAAGTTCGACTTTTTCGAGGCCGAGGCTGCCCCCTTTGTCAAAAAACAGGTTTTTTGGGGAGAATAGGGATTTTTGAAATTTTAGAAATGAAAGAACCAATTAAAAAATTGGTTTTAGAAAAAGCCCCTTCCTCAAAAATTAAAGAGGAGGCAAAGAAACTGGGAATGACTACTATGGTTGAAGATGGATTAAAGAAGGTAGAGATGGGAATTACCACTATAGAAGAAGTTTTAAGAACAGTAAAATAA
- a CDS encoding M48 family metallopeptidase: MTLYTQAEKNIKKTWLYLSFFCLLVIGIGWLISYSLQSPVIFWIALVFGIFTNLFSYWYSDKIVLAMARAKLIEKKDNPELYRIVENLCITAGLPLPEIYIINEPQPNAFTTGRNPAHAVIVVTQGLLNKLERVELEGVISHELAHIGNKDMLLATIVVILVGIVVLMTDFFFRISFWGRSRDRRKRGEGGLIMIIALILAVFAPLLATLIKLAISRKREFLADAAGALLTRYPDGLARALEKISRDPTPLRVANDATSHLYIINPFRGREQKSWLHRLFMTHPPVEERIRALRGMKI, from the coding sequence ATGACCTTATATACTCAGGCTGAAAAAAATATTAAGAAAACCTGGCTGTATTTGAGTTTCTTTTGTCTTTTGGTCATTGGAATTGGTTGGTTAATTTCCTATTCTTTACAGAGCCCAGTAATTTTTTGGATTGCATTGGTTTTCGGCATTTTTACGAACCTTTTTTCTTATTGGTACTCTGACAAGATTGTTTTGGCAATGGCTAGGGCCAAACTGATTGAAAAAAAGGACAACCCTGAACTATATCGAATTGTTGAGAACCTTTGTATTACCGCCGGCTTGCCTTTACCTGAAATTTATATTATTAATGAACCACAGCCAAATGCCTTTACTACTGGAAGAAACCCAGCCCATGCCGTCATAGTAGTAACCCAGGGATTATTGAATAAACTTGAGAGGGTGGAATTAGAGGGGGTGATTTCTCATGAATTAGCTCATATTGGTAATAAGGATATGCTATTGGCGACAATTGTTGTTATTTTAGTTGGAATAGTAGTTCTAATGACTGATTTTTTCTTCAGGATAAGTTTTTGGGGGAGGTCAAGAGATAGAAGAAAAAGAGGAGAAGGAGGTCTCATCATGATAATTGCTTTAATTCTAGCTGTTTTTGCTCCCCTTTTGGCAACTTTAATAAAACTGGCTATTTCCAGAAAAAGGGAATTCTTAGCAGATGCAGCCGGAGCTCTTTTAACAAGATATCCTGATGGATTGGCCAGGGCTTTAGAGAAAATTTCAAGAGACCCGACACCATTAAGGGTGGCCAATGATGCAACTTCTCATCTTTATATAATTAATCCTTTTCGGGGCAGGGAGCAAAAATCCTGGCTCCACCGTTTGTTTATGACCCATCCCCCAGTTGAAGAAAGAATAAGAGCCCTTAGAGGTATGAAAATATAA